attattgaggattttgtgtacatcagtattaataggtacaacaattttttatgtaaaatcaaGCATTCAAGATTATTACCGTAAATTTTGGTCCCAAACACAGTCATCATTCGCTCGTTTGCGAAATGTAAAACGTAACAAAAGCCGGACAAaccggacaccgtttatttcGGCCGGACGCGGAATAGAAAAGCCTAACTATGTCCGGGTTtatccggacacctggcaacTCTACTTGGAACAACtagtttatttacaaatacCTCTGTCATATCGGTATGTTAAAACCCTTGGCGGTAGgtgtgctaactagccacggccgatgcctacctACAGACCAGACAGACATTAATGTAacttatttgtaaatgtaatgtaaaagttTCATTGTCACGAGTTTTATTTCGTGAGGAATccagcctatggacgtccactgttggacataggccttttgcatgggcTTCCAAAGAAAACGGTCTTGAACCGCCAGCATCCGGgggtttctttcttttttttttttttttcaattctttacaagttagcccttgattacaatctcacctgatggaagcaggctatctaagatggaagcgggctatctaagatggaagcgggctaacttgttaggaggaggatgaaaatctacacccctttcggtttctacacgacatcgtaccggaacgctaaatcgcttggcggtacgtctttgtcggtagggtggtaactagccacggccaaagcaacccaccagctagacctggaccaatcagtcgaggggtcgaccaacactgcgctttcccgTGCAGTGATTCAACTTACTTACTGGGAACTACACCCATGTATAATACTTTCCTCTCAGAGTGCTCTTCCCGGGCGGTGCTACGTATTTGAACCAGTCCAACGGTTACGCCGACGCCGCCCAACATATCTACGAACTTGCACAAGAACTGAACGACGCTGGAGATTACTTTCCCATTTTCGGAACATGTTTAGGATTTCAACTGCTCGTCATACTTGCATCGGGCCGAGGACCGAAAGAGAATCGAATCAGTTGTCGGTCGTATGAAAATTTGCCgcttaattttataaagggTAAGTAAGgctcgagccgtgatagcccagtggatatgacatttgccttcgatttggagggcgtacgtttgaatccagtccgggacatgcatctccaacttttcagttgtgtgcattataagaaattaattatcatgtgactcaaacggtgaaggaaaaacatcgtaagtagataaacctgcatatctaagaattttcttaattctctacgtgtgtgaagtctgccaatccgcattttgctaacatggtggactattggcctaacccctcgcattcttagaggagacccATGCCTAACAGTGAGCTAAAAATGAGTTGCTAATGACGAAGTAACGCAGACATATGATTACTAAACTCAAACTAATCTAAACTAATGAAGCTTGATAATAATCagctgtaaaaaatgttctacggatacCGGACAATCAAACCTAATTTGGTAATTTTAAGTTATGTCAAACTTAAAGTTATCAAAAACCACCAATCTGCTAAGATGTTAGTTAAAGAGATGAGATATTGACTGAAATGTCTATCGGAACAGAAATTGAACTGATTCAATATTACTCGTGGCGGTAATCTCGTATTTCTAATAATAGtatttaaagtacctacattatGGTGTAAATTTATActgtttcaaaataatttattacgtaGCTCTTTAgtgataaaacaattttcaaaatcggttaaatagATCCATACAATACCTACCGCAAACTGTACCtcgttttttttgcttttttttttaaatcatatttgccatatcttttgaaTAAGAGAAGTAAAGTAAaggctgtattaggagtgggtacgacaatagcccaATGGGGccggaatcgaaccaccacccctcggtgatgagtccgaccgctcttactgttggGCTTTTGAGACTCTTTAAATACCTTTATAGCCGAATTCCTAGccgaattttgaaattttagtaTTATTGAAATTAGTTTACTTCTGAAATCAGATCTTTTATGCCACAGATTTTCGCGAAAGCAAAATGTTTGGTGAAACACCACAATATATTATTGATATGTTGAAGAACAAGGACATCACAGTAAATGTTCATCAGTTCTGTGTAGTTGAtgaagtaagtatatttattgtaaagtacctaatacgagagagtcgtgatagcccagtggaaatgacctctaccttcgattccggaaggcgtaggttcgaatccggtccggagcatgcacctccaacttttcagttatgtgcattttaagaaattatatagtgtctcaaacggtgaaggaaaaacatcgtgaggaaacctgcatacctgagaatattgttaatctctacttgtgtgaagtcggattgggccagcgtggtaaactatAGGCCTAGCCCCTCTCCTTCTGAAAAGAGGAGGAGATAAACTataggtctaacccctctcattctgagaggaggagagaatatgggatgataatgtaagaatgaaattatataaatctaCTTATCTGGTTTcgttaaaattcaaattcgtttatttaaaatgGATTTTATAGTAGAGCATCTTCAACgaacttcacccatctgttcattggataaaaagtgtttttatatctttcgtacgttaaaaaatatattgtgcgaaggttgcctaaaaatttcctgaccaaactattattaactaggcagaggtcatattgcctgggctatcacggctttacgGATTTATAGAATGATTTTGGACAATTTGTCGGATTATCCAATTCACATCAAAACCAGATTTTCATCATAATTTCAGAGCCTGAGGTCTCATAATCTGACTAAAGACTGGCGCGCAACTTCTTACAGCTATGATGAACATGGCGTCAGATTCATTGCGAGCATTGAAAATAAAAGGTGatctattctttattttattaaaagttcatTAAATGTCTTGTAATAAGTACTTCCAATACATAACGAACACAGAACATCACAGTGCTGACGATATTTCTAAAACATTGTATTGATTTCGGAAAAAGTAGCATTtttcaaaatgaataaaattatataataacttgtagcaattattttaaacctgaaataaataggtagatactgtttaaaaaacttttttctcattaatttattatacaattaattaattaataagatgattacattaaagttataatggactacaaataattaaaattactaaaacttcaaaatctgttttttgtttggtaattataaaaaaaaaggttgattGAAATGCTACTTTTCTGTACTAAGGGATATCTTTCCTTGTTAAAATTCGTATGAATTTATGACGAAATTTACAACTGAAGGATTCCAAAGACGATGAGAATATAAGTATCTTAAATGTAGAATAATACCCTTACATTTGGTTGTTCCAGGTATCCGTTCTACGGAGTTCAATTTCACCCAGAGAAGAGTTCATTTGAATGGAAATTATCAAAGAACTACGCACACTCGTTCGATGCCGTGCGAGCAAACCGATACTTCATGGATTTCTTCGTCAACGAGTGTCGGAAGAGTCAACACTTTTTTGAAAATGCAGCCGAAGAAAACGCCTATTTGATATATAACTACGAACCACGATTTACTGGTGTCCTTGGCAGCAGTTACCATCAGTGTTATATGTTTGAACCGAGAGGAAATGTATAATTTTGTCCGTTTAGTTAGCTATTTTGCGCTTCCCTGTGATATTCGTAGTGCTGTAAATATGCACccttaagtttattattaatttatttttaaagagacGGAATATCTTAGTATTTCcatagattcaccgtgcgggtgccggatcCATCGTGTGGCAGGGAGAAAACCCCCGAACAgattcccggacttgtgaccgatgttgtagggttaagaaagtccttgacagttaactaacactccccttctccgctcgtgttgttctccctgcctagccaactttggtaagatc
This sequence is a window from Bicyclus anynana chromosome 16, ilBicAnyn1.1, whole genome shotgun sequence. Protein-coding genes within it:
- the LOC112055583 gene encoding gamma-glutamyl hydrolase A-like isoform X2, whose amino-acid sequence is MAVGLLLLIAAYFFHCEAAVVIRKDVLNERPILGVLSQEQSWYLHTKFPEENYTSYIASSYVKDVEKSGARVVPILIGKDRSYYRNIMGKINGVLFPGGATYLNQSNGYADAAQHIYELAQELNDAGDYFPIFGTCLGFQLLVILASGRGPKENRISCRSYENLPLNFIKDFRESKMFGETPQYIIDMLKNKDITVNVHQFCVVDESLRSHNLTKDWRATSYSYDEHGVRFIASIENKRYPFYGVQFHPEKSSFEWKLSKNYAHSFDAVRANRYFMDFFVNECRKSQHFFENAAEENAYLIYNYEPRFTGVLGSSYHQCYMFEPRGNV
- the LOC112055583 gene encoding gamma-glutamyl hydrolase A-like isoform X1, with protein sequence MEILTLFNCKVNITQYCFELAMAVGLLLLIAAYFFHCEAAVVIRKDVLNERPILGVLSQEQSWYLHTKFPEENYTSYIASSYVKDVEKSGARVVPILIGKDRSYYRNIMGKINGVLFPGGATYLNQSNGYADAAQHIYELAQELNDAGDYFPIFGTCLGFQLLVILASGRGPKENRISCRSYENLPLNFIKDFRESKMFGETPQYIIDMLKNKDITVNVHQFCVVDESLRSHNLTKDWRATSYSYDEHGVRFIASIENKRYPFYGVQFHPEKSSFEWKLSKNYAHSFDAVRANRYFMDFFVNECRKSQHFFENAAEENAYLIYNYEPRFTGVLGSSYHQCYMFEPRGNV